A segment of the Planktothrix serta PCC 8927 genome:
TCGGTGATATCAACCGAAAAAGGAGTTTTAGTTGCAAGAGTCCGTAGAAAAGTTTGCTGTTCACGGCTGACTTCTTTATCATTCCGCCAACGCTTTAGAGGGTAGTTTTCTGCCAGAAACAAATCATGAAAATTGGTTTGAGTCCGAATTCCTTTTAATCCCTGTTTTTGGGCTGTAAGCATTGTGCTGATTAAATCAGACATCCAAATTCTCGCTGTTGGAATATCAGGAGCAAGAGGTTCTAGGGAGAGTTCATTAAATACCATCTCCAAATCCATCGCTTTATTCTTCCTCTACTGCTGGTTCTAATAAAACTTCTAATATTTTATCCCATGTATCAAAAAAATCATCGGGCCATTTATCAATTCGTCCATTTCGATCTATGCGAGGCGATATTAATTCTGCTTTATGTTGTTGATCTTTCTGAAAAAAATGTAATTGAACCTTGTGAGGATTCAACTGACCACTATGAACCGCTAAACGTATCCCATTCAAGACATGATCGCTATGGGTTTCTATAACAATTTGAACCCCACAGCTAGCTGCCAGTGCCAAGAGTTGCCCCATTTGAGATTGTCCTTTAGGATGGAGATGAGATTCGGGATTTTCAACCAGAATTAAAGTTTCAGGTTCAGCAGCCAGAATTGCTACTAAAATAGGTAAACTATATGTTACTCCAAAACCCACATTAAAGGGACTATAACCTCCTCTACTTCCTTTAAAAGAATATTTAAGTGTTACAATCTGGGTTTGTATATTTTGTTCAGTTTTGATTGAAATTCCTGGGCTTATTTCTCCCATCCAAGCATCAACTTGATCTTTTAAACTGTCTGATTTTGCTTTAGGATGACTTAATTTTTTATTAGGAATATCTTGATTTCCAAAAGCGTCTAAAAAATGAGTTGCATACTCTCCATTTATTCCAAGTTGTTTTTTTTGAATCACATCAAACTCTGACATTTGGTATGAGCTTTGAGGCCCAATTCGTTCTGCTTTTAAGTAATAAAAATTATCCTTAAAAATGCTGGATTTATAAATTTCAGGTTCAACTTTCTCTGATACCACTTTTAAAATATCTAATTCTTTAGAAGAACTAAAGCACCATATTCCTTTCTGTTCATTTTCTAAATCTATTTCAAATCTAATTAATTCATCTTCTGCATACTCAAAAAGTGCGTCTTGTCCTGTACCAATATATACTTGTTCATCCTTTAAAATTAAACCCTTGTTAGGAAGCAAGTCTCTCTGGTATGAACGACGTAACAGCATCAAAGCTTGTAATACTGAAGATTTTCCGGTACTATTTAAACCTGATAATAAGGTCAAAGGTTTAAAAGAGATGCTTTGATCTTGAAAAGACTTAAAATTGATTAGCCGTAAATTTTCAATCATTACAACACTTCCTTAATAATTGTTTCAATATGGGCTAAACGTTTTTTGACACTTTCTTTATTTCCTGTCTCTCTATAAATTGTAGCATCAAATTCACCGTTTTGTTTTCTATTTAAAAGATTAAAATACAAATCATCTTTGCGATGAATTAAGATTTGTATAGCATGATCATCTAATCGATCTAAGTTAACAGACCAAGCCTCAAATAGAGCTTTATTGATAGGATACCGTCTTTTCCGCTCAGGTGACTTGGGTTTACGAAAAGCATCTTTACCGAATATTTTAAAGGCTGCATCCATCGCTCGTTCAAAACGTTGTTTTAATAATTCAATTTCTGGCTCACTCATTTGGTTTATCTGAGCCATTTTGTCATTTAAAAAAACATCATAATCTTTAAAATTATATTCAAAAGCATGACTATCAGTTAAGGCTAAAAATCTCAAAATACACTCCTGAGCCAACATTCTTTCATCTTTTAAACTTTTATCAGTAGCGTTTTTAAAAGGCTTTGATTTTGTTAGAGATTTTAATAAATCCGTCGCTTGACCTTGATTTTTAGCATAACGCATTTCCTGTGAAGACAAAGGAAAACCAACCCGATTAATTCGCTTATATAAGCTAAAAATTACATCTTTAGATGTTCCTCTTAAGATTAAAAATATAGTTAATTCTGTTTCTCTAATTCGTCGCCTTAAATAATTAGGAATATCAGAACATTTAGCTTGATTAAATTGATCTAA
Coding sequences within it:
- a CDS encoding AAA family ATPase yields the protein MIENLRLINFKSFQDQSISFKPLTLLSGLNSTGKSSVLQALMLLRRSYQRDLLPNKGLILKDEQVYIGTGQDALFEYAEDELIRFEIDLENEQKGIWCFSSSKELDILKVVSEKVEPEIYKSSIFKDNFYYLKAERIGPQSSYQMSEFDVIQKKQLGINGEYATHFLDAFGNQDIPNKKLSHPKAKSDSLKDQVDAWMGEISPGISIKTEQNIQTQIVTLKYSFKGSRGGYSPFNVGFGVTYSLPILVAILAAEPETLILVENPESHLHPKGQSQMGQLLALAASCGVQIVIETHSDHVLNGIRLAVHSGQLNPHKVQLHFFQKDQQHKAELISPRIDRNGRIDKWPDDFFDTWDKILEVLLEPAVEEE
- a CDS encoding DUF262 domain-containing protein, which produces MTVQQLLTRLENNQLNLAPEFQRNQGIWTQVAKSRLIESVLIRFPIPAFYIDATNEEEWFVIDGIQRLTTFKEFLIDESLKLNNLEFLDQFNQAKCSDIPNYLRRRIRETELTIFLILRGTSKDVIFSLYKRINRVGFPLSSQEMRYAKNQGQATDLLKSLTKSKPFKNATDKSLKDERMLAQECILRFLALTDSHAFEYNFKDYDVFLNDKMAQINQMSEPEIELLKQRFERAMDAAFKIFGKDAFRKPKSPERKRRYPINKALFEAWSVNLDRLDDHAIQILIHRKDDLYFNLLNRKQNGEFDATIYRETGNKESVKKRLAHIETIIKEVL